In Aythya fuligula isolate bAytFul2 chromosome 25, bAytFul2.pri, whole genome shotgun sequence, a single genomic region encodes these proteins:
- the IGFN1 gene encoding immunoglobulin-like and fibronectin type III domain-containing protein 1: MRIQVESKIVVTLRNTVKSYKKSSIPGVNIAQFVDRIPEGCSTPDFERKPVTLTLQEGKNAIFRAVVKGVPTPEVKWRRAKGEMDNPDKYEIFFSEVTSEYILKINKLTADDTDVYRCFAINEYGEATCSAGLRIIQVGFKRKAQHVPAQSADELKKKLQDLRKLLRKRAPAPKQKTIDKEAIFQLLLHADKRDYEKICIKYGISDFRGMLRKLQEMRRDAESEQGELINSIRNMEHIKVNKDGTATFSLEMDLKNSNSKIYVLKDGERLRYGTGDEYRKHYLRRIGKRYNFIVNDVQPEDAGVYQVRVEDVPVFSTELDAESIPVRFQQPLRDVHCPEKGNAVFECILRSPCYDAVWLHKTHPLEASEKHQISITPDGLTHQLVIKDVEASDNGMYTLDTGLCSSNAYLLVEYPKGKKRQDEDGEKEKSGWRKETLTDKDGAKKPKRREHLSDKDHLMDTGIEKDDWYRNGQEGSQGYSADADEGRIFLGKEGLRKTYRDGTMGPGQFSEAERDGESMTDDDSDIRLKILGGKKGLRPVHSQDSMTGRANTGDRTGGADELYSVDGRDEGMLNAVDVDMDDAEGMDSWHGKNDKVGDNSSRAGFGGIKKLGATDGSSVLDGLDPDSTRTAGGMRSPYSKDGLPTVAGVSGAGIKREGETGAPYGMDGLTADAGGHLGQAGRSGLLYGPGGLPAGDGARTGAGGSSAGEMGVLYGPDGLPVGAGVDDATAGKMGGFYGKHGQSGEPGAEAGKWVRADGAGRQMGSPYQKDGLPAGAGAGVGGAGAGVLGGAGSPYGKDGLPAGAGAGAGGAGAGGLGGAGSPYGKDGLPAGAGVGGAGAGGIGSPYGKDGLPVGMGPGASGTGVDGFGGVGSPYGKDGLPAGLGIGGAGGIGSPYGKDGLPVGMGPGAGVGGAGVGGLGGAGYPYGKDGLPAGAAVGGSGLAGAGGVGSPYGKDGLPAGAGVGGAGVGGFGGAGSPYGKDGLPAGAGTIAGGAGVGGLGGVGSPYGKDGLPVGMGPGAGGAGAGGDGSPYGKDGLPAGAGVGGVGVGGAGGVGSPYGKDGLPAGAGVVGAGVGGAGGIGSPYGKDGLPVGMGTGAGVGGAGAGGLGGVGSPYGKDGLPAGVDGAGAGGAAGLGSPYGKDGLPAGAGFGGVGAGGLGGAGSPYGKDGLPAGAGAGAGGAGAGGLGGAGSPYGKDGLPAGAGVGGAGAGGLGGVGSPYGKDGLPAGVGGAGAGGAAGLGSPYGKDGLPAGTGVGGAGAAGLGGVGSPYGKDGLPAGVGGAGAGGLGGVGSPYGKDGLPAGVGGAGAGGLGGVGSAYGKDGLPAGAGAGVGGAGAAGLGGVGSPYGKDGLPAGAGAGGAGAGGLGGVGSPYGKDGLPAGAGVGGSGLAGAGGVGSPYGKDGLPAGVGAGVGGAGVGGLGGVGSPYGKDGLPVGMGVGAGVGGAGAGGFGGVGSPYGKDGLPAGAGGSITSARGAGSSYGKDGLSSGAAAGVARSPFGGEEVMGSHHGRGAGLSSVQGYGGGAGGAGLSSEGRGVGGSAILGAGSAYGKDGGSAGGRAGGGGVGRLGGDGKELHSAWGMEGMGGVGMGGEYGLDSRPGKSVRGEAGKGTAGDFRGPGHKGSPHDKESGQRDGRGEDRGLGQLGSRYGKDSAVGGAGGKSHDRLGDGRKPGVFGQGSPGYDQTSNLYGGPSSINQRKQLPSLDVKTNDFLKNTESTEKRRHYRLDDLRAPRCHVNKQLIDVRVQKGEPAELSCAVNKEDLTGTWFKDGLKLTSMDGVVFEKQGLVHKLIFSKVEDIHAGKYRFEAGDIKTEASIFVEDPPQVDKVLLKNLTSVPTVAKAGENIKIKIPFEGRLPVRATWLKDKMELADDSRIRLDKTDTYTMLSISNTERKDRGDYKVRLKNDSGILDIDLKVEVTDKPQPPAGPLKILESSANDITIQWKPPKDDGGKPVQSYIVERQEVGKGDWVALAETPRSCTTFTTNKVERDMSYYFRVRAVNAEGTSDALESEEVKAVSKATPGAPEPPEIISVSKDTITISWKTPRRTGSSRIVGYIVQKRKKGTMTWVPVNSVPIADKKLKMTDLKKGLQYEFCVAAVNASGVGDISAPSQPVFARDSMKPPGQVRDLAVTSTDSTSVTLTWKRPEAKDGNDVKGYDVEIRSSNNLDWTKCNVLPIEATTYTVKGLQNKELYFLRVRALNDCGPGEAAELEAFIEADSTVVSPRFLIDDTVKNFLIIKAGNTIRVNIPFEASPDPEVTWLKDGLLLSNRATISTKDGTSQLLIKAAELTDSGTYTIELKNGSGKRETFSFQVQVTDIPQNPGPILLQENVPNAVTVTWEPSASEKWESNLYYTVLKRESQKGVWHVVGDLIYTNKFTYTKVIPGRDYYFRVVAKNELGSSGPSETVQPWRIKKTKAEVHIRPQKYRGVNQNQPPRFLVPLKPHVVTTGSECRMSCAVAGHPPPKITWYKDSRDLSSDPAYFGTNDFGVCSLVIQGVSKADEGEYMVEAANELGRVFSRAFLAIKGNNL, from the exons gtaaaaatgccattttcagaGCAGTGGTCAAAGGTGTTCcaacccctgaggtaaaatgGAGGCGTGCAAAAGGAGAAATGGACAATCCTgacaaatatgaaatattcttCAGTGAAGTTACAAGTGAATACATTCTGAAG ataaataaacTCACTGCAGATGACACTGATGTGTATCGTTGCTTTGCTATAAATGAATATGGGGAAGCTACATGCTCTGCTGGCCTCAGGATCATACAAG TTGGCTTTAAGAGGAAAGCACAACACGTTCCTGCTCAGTCTGCTGATG AATTGAAGAAGAAGCTTCAGGACCTCAGGAAGCTGCTGAGGAAGCG GGCCCcagcaccaaaacaaaaaacaatcgACAAAGAAGCAATCTTTCAACTGTTACTACATGCAGATAAAAGAGATTATGAGAAAATCTGTATTAAGTATGGAATTTCTGACTTCCGTGGCATGCTGAGAAAGCTTCAGGAGATGAGAAGGGATGCAGAGAGTGAACAAGGAGAG TTAATTAACAGTATCAGAAACATGGAACATATCAAAGTCAACAAGGATGGAACTGCTACATTTAGCCTAGAGATGGACCTGAAAAATAGTAACAGCAAAATTTATGTGCTTAAG GATGGTGAGAGGCTCAGATATGGAACAGGGGACGAATACAGAAAGCACTACCTGAGGCGGATTGGGAAAAGGTATAATTTCATCGTCAACGATGTGCAGCCAGAAGATGCAGGCGTATATCAAGTCAGAGTGGAAGATGTACCTGTTTTCTCAACTGAACTGGATGCTGAAT ccatccCTGTGAGATTTCAGCAGCCACTTCGTGATGTGCATTGTCCTGAGAAGGGAAATGCTGTCTTTGAGTGTATCCTACGCAGTCCTTGCTATGATGCTGTGTGGCTACATAAAACCCACCCCCTTGAGGCAAGTGAGAAGCACCAGATCTCCATAACCCCTGACGGTCTGACCCATCAGCTTGTTATCAAGGATGTTGAGGCCTCTGACAACGGCATGTACACACTCGACACTGGACTCTGTTCCTCCAATGCCTATCTTCTTGTAGAGT atcccaaaggaaaaaagagacagGATGAAGACggtgaaaaagagaaatctggCTGGCGGAAAGAAACATTGACAGATAAAGATGGGGCTAAGAAACCTAAACGCAGAGAACATCTTAGTGATAAAGATCATCTTATGGATACTGGCATAGAAAAAGATGACTGGTACAGAAATGGCCAAGAAGGCAGTCAAGGCTACTCTGCTGATGCTGATGAAGGACGTATATTTCTGGGAAAAGAGGGGCTACGCAAAACATACAGAGATGGAACAATGGGGCCCGGGCAGTTTTCTGAGgcagagagagatggagaatCAATGACAGATGATGATAGTGACATTAGACTAAAAAttttaggagggaaaaaaggttTAAGGCCTGTACACAGCCAAGATTCTATGACAGGTAGAGCAAATACTGGTGATAGAACAGGAGGAGCAGATGAATTGTATTCTGTGGATGGCAGAGATGAGGGCATGTTGAATGCAGTTGATGTTGACATGGATGATGCAGAAGGTATGGATTCTTGGCATGGCAAAAATGATAAAGTAGGTGATAATAGTTCTAGAGCTGGCTTTGGTGGTATCAAGAAATTAGGTGCTACTGATGGAAGTTCTGTGTTAGATGGACTTGATCCTGATTCAACCAGA ACTGCAGGAGGAATGAGATCCCCCTATAGCAAGGATGGTCTGCCTACTGTGGCTGGTGTGAGTGGAGCCGGtataaaaagagaaggagaaacagGGGCTCCATATGGAATGGATGGCTTAACAGCTGATGCAGGTGGTCATCTAGGTCAGGCAGGAAGATCTGGCTTGCTGTATGGCCCAGGTGGTCTCCCAGCTGGAGATGGGGCTAGAACTGGTGCAGGTGGAAGTTCTGCAGGAGAAATGGGGGTACTCTATGGTCCAGATGGTCTACCAGTTGGGGCAGGTGTTGATGATGCTACTGCAGGTAAAATGGGAGGGTTCTATGGTAAACATGGACAATCAGGTGAACCCGGGGCTGAAGCTGGAAAGTGGGTTAGAGCTGATGGAGCCGGAAGACAAATGGGATCACCCTATCAAAAGGACGGtctcccagctggagctggggctggtgttGGCGGTGCTGGTGCAGGTGTTTTGGGAGGTGCTGGGTCTCCCTATGGAAAGGATGGtctcccagctggagctggggctggtgcaggtGGTGCTGGTGCAGGTGGTTTGGGAGGTGCTGGGTCTCCCTATGGAAAGGATGGtctcccagctggggctggtgttggtggtgctggtgcaggAGGAATTGGCTCTCCTTATGGTAAAGATGGCCTTCCAGTTGGAATGGGACCTGGTGCCAGTGGTACAGGTGTGGATGGCTTTGGTGGTGTGGGATCTCCCTACGGAAAGGATGGTCTCCCAGCTGGGCTTGGTATAGGTGGTGCAGGAGGAATTGGCTCTCCTTATGGAAAAGATGGCCTTCCAGTGGGAATGGGACCTGGGGCTGGTGTTGGTGGAGCTGGTGTAGGTGGTCTTGGTGGTGCTGGATATCCCTATGGAAAGGATGGTCTCCCGGCTGGGGCTGCTGTTGGTGGTTCAGGTTTAGCTGGTGCAGGGGGAGTTGGTTCTCCCTATGGAAAAGATGGTCTTCCGGCTGGGGCTGGTGTTGGTGGTGCTGGCGTAGGTGGTTTTGGAGGTGCTGGATCTCCCTATGGAAAGGATGGtctcccagctggagctgggactATCGCCGGTGGTGCTGGCGTAGGTGGTCTGGGAGGTGTTGGATCTCCCTATGGAAAAGATGGCCTTCCAGTGGGAATGGGACCtggggctggtggtgctggtgcaggTGGTGATGGTTCTCCCTATGGTAAGGATGGTCTCCCGGCTGGGGCTGGTGTTGGTGGGGTTGGTGTAGGTGGTGCAGGAGGTGTTGGTTCTCCCTATGGAAAGGATGGTCttccagctggggctggtgttGTTGGGGCTGGTGTAGGTGGTGCAGGAGGAATTGGCTCTCCTTATGGAAAAGATGGCCTTCCAGTGGGAATGGGAACTGGGGCTGGTGTTGGTGGGGCTGGTGCAGGTGGTTTGGGAGGTGTTGGTTCTCCCTATGGAAAGGATGGTCTCCCAGCTGGAGTTGATGGTGCTGGTGCAGGTGGTGCAGCAGGTCTCGGATCTCCCTATGGAAAAGATGGTCTTCCAGCTGGGGCTGGTTTTGGTGGTGTTGGTGCAGGTGGTCTGGGAGGTGCTGGGTCTCCCTATGGAAAGGATGGtctcccagctggagctggggctggtgcaggtGGTGCTGGTGCAGGTGGTTTGGGAGGTGCTGGGTCTCCCTATGGAAAGGATGGTCttccagctggggctggtgttggtggggctggtgctggtggttTGGGAGGAGTTGGGTCTCCCTATGGAAAAGATGGTCTTCCAGCTGGAGTGGGTGGAGCTGGTGCAGGTGGTGCAGCAGGTCTTGGTTCTCCCTATGGAAAGGATGGTCTCCCAGCTGGGACTGGTGTtggtggtgctggtgcagctggTTTGGGTGGTGTTGGGTCTCCCTATGGTAAGGATGGTCTCCCAGCTGGAGTGGGTGGTGCTGGTGCAGGCGGTTTGGGAGGTGTTGGATCTCCCTATGGAAAAGATGGTCTCCCAGCTGGTgttggtggtgctggtgctggtggtctGGGAGGTGTTGGGTCTGCCTACGGAAAGGATGGtctcccagctggagctggggctggtgttggtggtgctggtgcagctggTTTGGGTGGTGTTGGTTCTCCCTATGGAAAGGATGGtctcccagctggagctggagctggtggtgctggtgcaggTGGTTTGGGAGGTGTTGGGTCTCCCTACGGAAAGGATGGtctcccagctggggctggtgttGGTGGTTCAGGTTTAGCTGGTGCAGGGGGAGTTGGTTCTCCTTATGGTAAGGATGGTCTCCCAGCTGGGGTTGGGGCTGGTGTTGGCGGTGCTGGTGTAGGTGGTTTGGGAGGTGTTGGGTCTCCATATGGAAAAGATGGCCTTCCAGTGGGAATGGGAGTTGGGGCTGGTGTTGGTGGTGCTGGTGCCGGTGGTTTTGGTGGTGTAGGGTCTCCCTATGGAAAGGATGGtctcccagctggggctggtggtAGTATAACTAGTGCAAGGGGGGCTGGATCTTCCTATGGAAAAGATGGTCTATCaagtggtgctgcagcaggagtaGCTCGTTCTCCTTTTGGAGGTGAAGAAGTAATGGGTTCACACCACGGTCGGGGTGCTGGGCTGAGCAGTGTTCAAGGATATGGaggtggagcaggaggagctggcttATCCTCAGAAGGAAGGGGTGTTGGTGGCTCTGCCATTCTAGGTGCTGGGTCTGCGTATGGAAAGGATGGGGGGtcagctggaggcagggctggagggggtGGTGTTGGCAGGTTGGGAGGTGATGGGAAGGAGTTACATTCAGCCTGGGGTATGGAAGGAATGGGAGGGGTTGGAATGGGTGGTGAATATGGGCTTGATTCACGTCCCGGCAAATCTGTACGAGGTGAAGCTGGAAAGGGAACTGCCGGTGATTTCAGAGGGCCAGGACACAAAGGCTCACCCCATGACAAAGAATCAGGTCAAAGGGATGGTAGGGGTGAGGACAGAGGTTTAGGACAGTTAGGCTCCCGTTATGGCAAAGATTCTGCCGttggaggggcagggggcaaATCTCATGACAGATTGGGTGACGGGAGGAAGCCAGGTGTTTTCGGTCAAGGTTCACCAGGTTATGATCAGACATCAAACCTTTATGGTGGACCCTCCTCGATAAACCAGAGAAAGCAGCTACCCAGCCTTGATGTTAAAACAAATGACTTCTTGAAGAATACGGAAAgtacagagaaaagaagacatTATCGCCTAGATGATCTGAGAG CACCACGCTGTCATGTCAACAAGCAGTTAATTGATGTCCGAGTCCAGAAAGGGGAACCAGCTGAGCTGTCTTGTGCTGTCAATAAAGAAGATTTGACAGGAACCTGGTTTAAAGATGGATTAAAG TTAACAAGCATGGATGGAGTCGTATTTGAAAAGCAAGGTCTAGTCCACAAACTAATTTTTAGCAAAGTGGAAGATATTCATGCTGGGAAATACAGGTTTGAAGCTGGAGATATAAAAACTGAAGCTTCAATTTTTGTTGAAG ATCCTCCACAGGTTGACAAAGTTCTCCTGAAAAACTTAACAAGTGTGCCTACTGTGGCCAAGGCAGGGGAGAATATAAAGATCAAGATCCCTTTTGAAGGCCGGCTACCAGTCAGAGCAACATGGCTAAAGGACAAAATGGAGCTAGCAGATGACTCAAGGATTCGTCTTGATAAAACAGACACCTATACTATGCTGTCCATCTCCAACACTGAGAGAAAGGACCGTGGGGATTATAAAGTCAGGCTGAAGAATGACAGTGGCATCTTAGATATTGACCTAAAGGTTGAGGTAACAG ACAagccacagccacctgcaggACCCTTGAAAATTTTAGAAAGCTCTGCAAATGACATCACGATTCAGTGGAAACCCCCGAAGGATGATGGGGGCAAACCAGTGCAAAGCTATATTGTGGAGAGGCAGGAGGTAGGCAAGGGCGACTGGGTGGCTCTTGCAGAAACCCCCAGGAGCTGTACTACTTTCACTACCAACAAAGTGGAACGAGACATGAGCTACTACTTCAGGGTGAGGGCTGTGAATGCAGAGGGAACCAGCGATGCACTGGAATCAGAGGAAGTAAAGGCTGTCAGTAAAG CTACACCTGGTGCCCCAGAACCCCCTGAGATCATCAGTGTCAGCAAAGACACTATCACAATCTCCTGGAAAACACCTCGTAGAACTGGCAGCTCCCGAATCGTGGGATACATCGTTCAAAAACGCAAGAAGGGTACCATGACCTGGGTGCCAGTCAACAGTGTGCCCATAGCAG ataagaagctgaaaatgacCGATCTCAAGAAGGGTCTGCAGTATGAATTTTGTGTGGCAGCTGTCAATGCTTCTGGTGTAGGAGATATCAGCGCACCGTCACAGCCTGTCTTTGCTCGAGATTCCATGA AACCTCCAGGTCAAGTGAGGGACCTCGCAGTAACCAGCACTGACAGCACTAGTGTCACCCTAACATGGAAGAGACCTGAAGCAAAAGATGGGAATGATGTGAAAGGCTACGATGTGGAGATACGGTCTTCTAACAACCTCGACTGGACCAAATGCAATGTTCTTCCTATAGAGGCGACCACTTACACAGTTAAAGGCCTGCAAAACAAGGAGCTATACTTCTTACGTGTGAGAGCCCTCAATGACTGTGGGccaggagaagctgcagagctTGAAGCTTTCATTGAAGCCGATTCCACTGTTG TTTCTCCCAGGTTCTTAATAGATGatacagtgaaaaatttcctgATTATAAAAGCAGGAAATACTATCCGAGTAAATATTCCTTTCGAG GCATCTCCAGATCCAGAGGTGACCTGGTTAAAGGATGGGCTTCTCCTTTCAAACCGGGCTACAATAAGCACCAAAGATGGTACCTCCCAGCTGCTGATTAAAGCAGCTGAGCTGACTGACAGCGGCACCTACACCATTGAGCTCAAGAATGGGtcagggaaaagagaaacattcaGCTTCCAAGTTCAAGTTACAG ATATCCCGCAAAACCCTGGACCTATTCTACTGCAAGAGAATGTGCCAAATGCAGTGACAGTAACCTGGGAGCCATCAGCATCTGAGAAATGGGAAAGCAATCTCTACTATACGGTTCTGAAACGTGAATCACAGAAGGGCGTGTGGCACGTGGTGGGTGACCTGATCTACACCAACAAATTCACATACACCAAAGTGATCCCAGGCCGGGACTACTACTTTAGGGTTGTGGCAAAAAATGAGTTGGGATCCAGTGGTCCATCTGAAACTGTGCAGCCttggagaattaaaaaaacaaagg ctgAAGTTCATATCAGACCACAGAAATACAGAGGAGTTAATCAAAACCAGCCCCCGAGATTCCTCGTCCCTTTGAAGCCTCATGTGGTGACTACTGGGAGTGAGTGCCGTATGAGCTGTGCTGTTGCAGGCCATCCACCTCCAAAGATCACTTGGTATAAGGACAGTAGAGACCTCTCCAGCGATCCTGCCTATTTTGGCACAAatgactttggtgtctgctcCCTGGTGATCCAAGGGGTCTCAAAAGCTGATGAAGGAGAATACATGGTTGAAGCCGCCAATGAATTGGGCCGTGTGTTCAGCAGAGCCTTCCTCGCTATTAAAGGTAACAATCTttaa